In the Dendrosporobacter quercicolus genome, TTTAAAACCAGGCTTTGAAGCACCGGTTTGTATTGTGACTTCATTAGGTCATACTCCTGAGATACCATCCCGAAACCGTACTATTTTAGCAGGTTTGGTACGCGATGTTGAAAATCCGTATGCTACCCGTTTTGAGGTTCGGGCCTGCAATCCATATACCAATACTTATGTAGCCCTATCTGCTATTTATCTGACTGTACTGGATGGAATTAAGGCTGCTGTTGAATCCGGCAAAACGACGAAGGAATTGCTGGCCGAGTTATCCAAGGAATCAGGAACCGAAAGCTTCTATCTGGAAAAAGACCGCGCATATCGTAGCGAACATGATGTTTTTGAAGATTATACGGAAGACGAACGTAATCGTTTATTTGGCAGACCTCCGGCAACGGTTTGGGAAAATCTCCAGGGGCTTACTAATTACCCTGGCAAAAAAGAAGTTCTTACTGCTGGCAACATTTTCAGAAACGAGCTTATTGACGCTTTTGTCGCCGGTGCGTTAATTCGCTGGAAAACTGAACTTCTGCATCGGATTATTCCGGAAAATCTGACCATTGTCCGCGCCTGCAAACGTTTGCATGACAACCATGCGACAGACCATGATTTCTATATTTGGGATAAAGTCAGCACCCTGCGCAATTACCTGGCTAAAGATTCGGTTGAACAGAAATCTGTCTTTACATTAATTGCCAATGCTGTTGAATCGGGTGATTACGATCTCGCATCAGGCCTTCAGGTAGAAATGTATGATAAAGTGGAAGAACTGAAAGCTTTATATACCCAATATAAGAAAAATATTATTTAAAATTAAAATAAAAACGCTCTTTCCCGCAGGGAAAGAGCGTTTTTATTTATTCATTTCCGGCAGCCAGTCATTCCGGCTGATTTTAAATATACTGCTTGGCTACCTCTAGTATTTTATCATAATTTGGCTGCTCTTCGATATTTGGCGTGTATTCGACATAGCGGACAATATTCTCGCGGTCGATGACAACAGCGCCCCGGGATAAGAGTCGCAGCTCTTCAATAACAAAGCCATATTTCAAGCCGAAGTCTAAATCTCGGTGATCTGATAGGGTTTTTACATTGTTAATGTCTTTTGCGGCGCAATATTTCTGGAGAGCAAAAGGCAAATCAACACTTATTGATAATATTACGATATCATCATATTGGGCAGCCTCATGATTAAAACGACCGGTTTGCATATCACACACAGGCGTGTCGATCGACGGTACAACACTAATGACGCGAACCTTGCCTTTGGTATCGCTTAAGGATAACGGCGTTGAATCAGCTTGCAGCACAGTAAAATCAATGGCATTGTCGCCAATGATGATTTCCTTGCCAAGCAGGGTTAGGGGCTTACCGTTTAATTTCACCACACCATTACGTTTTTGCATATATAACCTCCTCGAAAAATTATACAACAGTTAAAGGCAGGCCAGTCAAAAGCTGCCTGATAGATAAACTATATTCCATTGATATTATCGTAATTTATCATAATAATCTTAAGTATTTAGTTCGAAAACAGATAACTATTTTTAGGCTGGCGACATAGCATATACTGTGCAGGCTGCCTATTACCCAAATTTTTGGCAAAAAAGGATTTAAAAAGACAATGGCGAAACTTTGAATTGGCAAAATCATTATTAGGAGGAGTTAAGCCATGTCGAACGAAACTTTTAGTGATCTGGAAGGGCTGAGAATTGCGATAGAAATAGAAGCCCGGGGCTGTGAATTCTATCAGCAGGCATACGAGAAGGCCCAGAAGGCCGAGCACAAAGACACGTTTATCCTTTTAAAAATGAGGAAATTCATCATCAGGAGAAGTTTACCCAGATCTTTAATAAACTAAAACAAAATAAAGATGCCGGAGCCGCAGAATGTTTATTTGATCCGAAGACTTCGCGCTATCTCACCGTATTGGCGCAAGAACATATTTTCCCCAGGACTGAAGACATTGCGGCAAAGCTTAATGAACTTACCACAATTGATGGGATCTTACGAATGGCCATACAGGCTGAAAAAGACTCAATCCTTTTCTATGATGAATTGGCCGCTAAGGCAAAATTTGAAGATGCCAGAAAAATTTTTGCTGTCTTAAAATCAGAAGAACAAACCCATGTAGTAAAGTTGCGTGAAATGCTGGAGGGGTGGGCCTGACTTAGCACCGGCGAATTGGTCGAAGGCGGTGGTTTATTTGGAACCAAGATTAACATTCTATAATAACGAGTTTTGTATGGAATGCCGTGTGGTTAGAGAGAAATTAGCCGAGTTGCAAATATCATATTATTGTATTAATGTTGATCCGATTAAACATAAGCGGGACAATGTTTTTAAGCTGACCAGTCAGTATCTGGTTCCTGTTTTGGTGGATGGTGAAAAGATTTTGACCTCCAGCGATAATATTCTGGACTATATAGTAGGTCATTATGGAAAAGAGGCTGTTCGGCCAATGAAATATTGACTTTATTCGCTCAATTGTTCATTACCTGCATACTATATTAAAAAGAATTATGTGGAGAGGGTGATGCGTGTTGGCAAAAGGCGACGTGCGCTCACAGTGCCAGATTCAAAAACACATCAAAGTTATCTGTCCTTTCTGTGAAAAAATCTTTGAAATACCAATGCATAAAGCGGTAAATGGTGAAACTCTGGAGTGTGCTGCTTGTAAAAGACACTTTGTTTTCAGAAAGGAGCGGCTGGTTTAGAACTATTTAGTAAACAGCTGGAACATGTTTGGCAGATGAAACGGGAACGTAGAATCGTACGTTCTCGTTTTGTATGAAAACTTTTGCATATATCTGGAATTCTCAGGTAATATAGTTTATACTGAAAAATATAGAGTGCTAAGTGTAGGGACTGTTTTAACAGGAAGAAAGGGGCGTTCGCCATGGAAAACAGTTGGATTATAAATGAGATTGAACAAATTGCCCAATTCGGAAAAGACAAACGGGGTGTGACCCGCCTGGCTTTTAGCCCGGCGGATCGTGCTGCGCGTGAATATGTAGAAAAGCTGATGCGGGAAAGCGGATTAGCAATCCGCACTGACCAGATTGGCAATATTATCGGGCGAATTGAAGGAACTGATGCTAAGGCTGCGGCAGTAGTTACCGGCTCCCATCTGGATACCGTTCCCGAGGGCGGTAAGTTTGATGGTATTGTGGGAATCCTTGGGGGCATAGCGGCATTGAGAACATTAAAAATGCGCGGGCCATTGACTCATCCGCTGGAATTGATTGTATTTTCCGGTGAGGAATCCAACCGATTTGGAGTGTCGGCAATTGGCAGCCGTGTAATGACTGGCTGGACAAGTGCCAAGACTTTAGGCAAATTGAAAGATCAGGATGGCGTTACATTTACACAATTGCTGGCAGAGCAGGGACTGGATATCAATCATCTGGATCAAGCAGTCCGGCGGCCGGAAGAAATAAAGGCATTTGTAGAGTTGCACATTGAGCAAGGCACAGCTTTGGAAAAAGCAAATAAGACCATTGGTATTATTGAGTCTGTCGCTGCTCCCGCCAGGTGTAAAATTATTGTTGAAGGAGTAGCGGCTCATTCCGGCACTACGCCAATGGATGAGCGCCAGGATGCGCTGGTTAGCGCCGCAATGATTATCCTGGCCGTTAATGAGATCGCGTTAGAGCAGGCCGACAGAGGGGTTGTCGGCACTGTCGGGGCGCTTAAAGTCTACCCTGGAGCAATGAATGTTGTACCGGGGCTGGTAGAAATGCTATTAGACATACGCGGGATGAACCACTCCAGTATTATTAAATGCCTGCAGGAGATTAAAGATGCAGTCAGTGAGATTGCCGAACGGCAAAATACAGGTGTTGCGATAGAAATCCTGTCGTCAGAGCGCCCGGCCAGCCTGGATGGTGAACTGGTTGAGCTGATAGCCGGGATTTGCCGCCAGCAGGGTATTCAATATCAGCATATGAATAGTGGAGCCGGTCACGACGCAATGAATATGGCGAGAATAACAAAGGCCGGACTGATCCTCATTCCCTGCAAGGCGGGCGTTAGCCATAATCCTGACGAGTATGCCAGTCCGGAAGATATTCAGAAAGGGATTGATGTGCTGACGGAGACTTTGTATCAATTGGCAAAATAACGCTAAAGAGCAAGGTCGGTAAGCATAGGAACTCTTAATCCAACCATTTGGTTGGTTTTTTTACGGCCATTCGGAGGCGTAAGCGCATTGGTTAGCCTATTGGTATTAAAGCCCATGTAGCAGGCTGTTCTAATTACAAATAATTACCGCAATATATTATGTTAATTTTATGATACAATATGTTATGAGCTTTGTGGAAGGAGCGATATATATGAAAAAGTTTGCAGCCATTCTGATGACTGCCATGGTTATCAATCTGTTTTCACCTCTCACTCCGCAAGCGTACGCTGCAGCTTTGGACGATCAATTGGCAGCTGTCATTGGTCAGAGCAGCGGTATTACGCAAGTTCAGGAGTTGCTCAAAATCAAGCAAGAATTAGAACAAGCAGACCGCAACGTTATTTTAGGATCGTTGACCAAAGTCGCTTTAGAAAGGATTCCTGCCGATAATATTGTTAATATGATTGCAAACGGCGGCTTTAGTGATGTCGCGCAGGGTTTTCTGCAGCAGCAGGTTGATAAGAATATTACGGGCAAGCTGAGCGCCTATCAAAAAGAATTGTCGGTGCTTTCCTTGCTGCTTGACGGAAATAATCCTTTGTTGTCCCAGCTAACCGGCGATAAGAACGCAATAACGGCCGATGCGCCGCAAAGTTATAGCAAGGTATTCAATATGACTGCGACAGCTTATGCCCCCGGAGTGCTTGACAATGGAAAATGGGACAACCTGACCTACATGGGCGGTACGGTCCGCAAAGGGGTCGTAGCTGTCGATCCTGAGGTGATACCGATGGGCTCAACGGTGTGGATTGAAGGTTATGGGCAGGCAATTGCCGAGGATCAAGGCAGTGCGATCAAAGGAACCCGTATTGATTTGGCTTTCGATGATCGCCAGGAAGCATTAGATTACGGCATTCAGGATGTCAAAGTCTATCTCCTGGATTAACAGGTTATAAGGCTGTATCTAGGCCTCCCCCGAGGTTAGATACAGCCTTTTTTATTTAGGTAAGCGGCCGGCTATACGGATTGTGACTTGCGATTACGGCTGGAATGCCCGCAAAGCAGCTTGCTGCGAAATTGTGCGGGCATAAAAATAAAATAGCTCTACCTTTTCTGTTCTGTTCATATACTTTGGTGAACGGAGGGAGAGGAGATTAAGGTGATTAATTTATTGGCCTTAAGGTTGAAGCGGGGTCGGTTGCTGTTTAGTGTTGCGGTTTTTTCTATTATGGGCCTGGTTCTTGGCATTGTCGGTTTTGATTTTATGGACGAGCGTGAACTGGCAAGCATGGCAAACCAGCCAACGGCCAGACCTGCCGGGGAAATAAATATCGTTATTAATGTAACCAAACGCACTCTGCAAGTCTATAACGACAACCAGCCTTATAAAACCTACCGGATTGCGGTGGGAAAAAGTGAGACGCCTACACCTATTGGCGAGTGGAATGTAATTTGGAAGGATTATAACTGGGGCACTGGCTTTGGCACTCGCTGGATGGGGTTGAATGTTCCTTGGGGCATTTATGGAATTCACGGAACCAATAAACCCTGGTCAATCGGACAATTTGCCAGTCACGGTTGTATCCGCATGCGCAATAAGGATGTCGAAGAATTATTTGAGTGGGTACCAATCGGTGCGCCGGTCAGGATAGAAGGGCGCAAGCTCAAAGTAAAGCGTATGTTAAAGTATCAAATGAGTGGTGCTGACGTAGTGCTTGTGCAGATGAAATTGAAAGAACTGGGTTATCTAAATGCAAGGGCGGACGGAATTTTTGGACAGGTAACGACAGAAGCAGTGAAGGCTTTTCAAAATGCCAATGGGATGGAAGCAACGGGTGTTGTCGACAAGGCGGTAATTGATAAGCTGGCCATTTAGCTGCAGGCGTTAGGGGTTATATTATGACTGCGTGTTGCTGTGCCCCATACTTTGACTATTTATGCAATTTATTGTAAAATAATTATTAAGCTGAATCCTATTTGGTACGGGGGACCCATTTGACATTTACGGGGATAATCCATTGACATGGAAGGGTAATTCTCATTCTTCTCTTTTCCTATCCCGACAGCTAACCCCGGAGGCTCCTACAAGAGAGGTGAGCTGTTTGACGAAAATGTTTCGATTAACAATCGTTTTGGTGTTGACAATGTTAATTTCCAGCGTTGTTGTGTCCGGATCGCCTAACCTGCCGGTAAAATACGGCATGCGCGGCGAAAACGTGCAAATCGTTCAGAAGATGCTGGCAGATGCGGGGTTTTATACTGAAGCAGTTGATGGTGTGTTTGGCGGCAAAACTTTGCAAGCCATAAAAAGCTTTCAGCGCAGCAGTGGCCTCATCCCGGACGGAATTGTCGGTTCGGAAACGTTTAGCTATTTAAGCCGTGCCGAAGCTCCGGCCAGCAGATATGAAAGATCCCTTACGATGAGTGCATCAGCCTATACTGCCTATGATTCGGGTAATTCTCATTACACTTACCGCGGCAGTTTGCTGCGTAAAGGCTTGGCGGCAGTTGATCCTGCAGTCATTCCATTAGGCACCCGCCTGTATATTCCCGGTTACGGCTATGCAATTGCCGATGATGTCGGCAGTTCAATTAAAGGCAACAAAATCGATTTGGCTTTTGACAGTCGTGATGAGGCCTTGCAGTTCGGCAGGCAAATAATTACGGTTTATTTGGTTGAATAACAGGCATTGCCTGTTATTTTTTTCAAAGTCTGAAGAAGATGGGTGGAGAAATTAGGGTGAAGGAGGGGTGGTATGAATTTTAAGATTGACTATGACGGACATCAGCTTGAGGCGGCAGTGCATCTGCCGGGACAACCGGATTTGAAAGCTGTATGCATCATGTGCCATGGTTTTCGCGGCTCAAAAGACGGGGGAGGCCGGGCGGTTTTACTGGCTGACGAAATCGCCGGGCTGGGCTTCGCCGTTGTTAGGTTTAATTTCACGCCATTGCAGAAGCTATCCAGACAAGTGGCTGAAATCGGCGCTGTCGTACAGTATTGCCAGGACAGGATAAGCAGGAGAATTATCTTGCTGGGCCGTAGTATGGGCGGCAGTGCGGCTGTCGTTTATGCCAGTAAGGAGAAAAATGTTACCGGATTATGTCTGTGGGCTACCCCCTGGAATTTAACCGCAACTTTTCAAGCAGCGCTGGGAAGCGGCTATGAGGTGCTGGAACAGGGCCAAACACTGGCGAGAAGTGATGCGTTTGGCAATTTGCGGTTAGAGCGGGAGTTTATTGATGATTTTAAACAGTTTGACTTACTTGAGCATCTGCGTAATCTTGATAAAATACCGGTGTTGGTTTTACATGGATCGCAGGATAATATTGTGGAACTTAGCCAGGCGGAAACTGTTTATCAATTATTGCCTGAACCCAAGGAGTTTAAAATCATTGCCGGAGGGGACCATCAATTCGCCAACCACTCGCAGGAGGCGGTGCTGGTGGTTAAAGACTGGCTAAAACGAAATTTTATCTGATGAGAAGGGGGCGGGCTGATCTTAAGGCTTGGTGAATAGAAATGCCTGTCAGGTGAATACTAGATTCAAGAAAAACACACCTATTGATAACAATTCATCAAGGATAAGGATGTGGGATATTGAATCTAAGCAATCTTTCGGCTGGTTGGATTTCATTAATATTAGCGTTGGTTTCGGGGATTTTTATGGCGGTACAAGGTTCGCTTAATGCTGCTTTGAGCAAAGTAATTGGATTGCTGGAGACCACTTTTTTTGTTCATATCATCGGCACTGTGGTTTTGGGAATACTATTGTTTGGTTTTAAATTAGGCAAAGGCAATATGGCCGCATTAACGCAGGCTCCCTGGTATTCTTATCTGGGCGGGGTTATTAGTGTGTTTATTATTTATCTGGTAGCCGCCAGCATACCTGAGGTAGGGGTAGCAAATGCCACTACGGCCATTATCATCGGCCAGGTTTTAACGGCTATTATTATTGATGCCTCCGGAGCCTTTGGCTTAGCAACTATTTCCTGGGGCTGGAGCCAAGTAGCCGGAGTGGCGTTTTTGGCAATTGGCGCTAAATTGCTGCTGCGGGGAATTTAGTCATTGCGTTAAATTCAAACATTTAAGAGAATGGGCCGATATAGACAGATTGGTGATATAGAGTTGTTCCCTCTGACGGGCAATGAAGTTTGCAGAAAAAAATTGTATATATTAGTTGACCCTAAAGAGCCGTAAGGCTCTATTTTATTTTGCCGGGACAGTGAGCCAATCATTAAAACTGCTGACGGTTTTCAATATGCTGATGATACTTGAAATGGTAAAAAAGTTGTATGACAAGGAGCGTCAACTGTTTTGACACATGCCGTGGATACCTGTCATAAACTAGTAGTAATCAGCAATGATGAAAGCCGGGCGCATGATGGTCCGGCTTAACAGCCGCGAAACCAATACAGTACGCAAGTGCATTTTTACGGCTGTGGGTCAACATGAAAGGAGCCCATGTTATGAATGAAAGAATTAAAAAAATGCCGCGGTGGCTGATTGTCACCGGCGCTATCGTTCTTGGGGTTTGTCTTATCCTGTATTATGCCGTTTCATTGTTTATCCCCTCCGAGGCAGTCCAGCGCGAGGCCATAACTGCAGGAGGCGGCAATACCGTAAACATTGACGGGTTTGATATTTGGTATACTCTGTATAATGCAGAATCCAGCGAAACGCCCATCATTGTGGTTGCCGGCGGCGGCGCCCTTTCTTCAGACTATATGGAGGAATCCCTGAGATTTTTGGCGGACACGCACCCGGTCTTGTTTTTTGACAGTAAAGGCTGCGGCCGTTCACAAATTAAGCCTGATCTTGAGAATTACAGCGTACGGATATTTTCTGACGGGATTGAAGCATTAAGAAAGCACTTTTTCCCGGACCGGGAGATTATTGTTGTGGCCCATTCCTTTGGCGGCCTCATCGCTATGGACTATACGATGAATTATGCGGAGAGGGTGGAAAA is a window encoding:
- a CDS encoding L,D-transpeptidase family protein; protein product: MINLLALRLKRGRLLFSVAVFSIMGLVLGIVGFDFMDERELASMANQPTARPAGEINIVINVTKRTLQVYNDNQPYKTYRIAVGKSETPTPIGEWNVIWKDYNWGTGFGTRWMGLNVPWGIYGIHGTNKPWSIGQFASHGCIRMRNKDVEELFEWVPIGAPVRIEGRKLKVKRMLKYQMSGADVVLVQMKLKELGYLNARADGIFGQVTTEAVKAFQNANGMEATGVVDKAVIDKLAI
- a CDS encoding alpha/beta hydrolase, giving the protein MNFKIDYDGHQLEAAVHLPGQPDLKAVCIMCHGFRGSKDGGGRAVLLADEIAGLGFAVVRFNFTPLQKLSRQVAEIGAVVQYCQDRISRRIILLGRSMGGSAAVVYASKEKNVTGLCLWATPWNLTATFQAALGSGYEVLEQGQTLARSDAFGNLRLEREFIDDFKQFDLLEHLRNLDKIPVLVLHGSQDNIVELSQAETVYQLLPEPKEFKIIAGGDHQFANHSQEAVLVVKDWLKRNFI
- a CDS encoding glutathione S-transferase N-terminal domain-containing protein — its product is MEPRLTFYNNEFCMECRVVREKLAELQISYYCINVDPIKHKRDNVFKLTSQYLVPVLVDGEKILTSSDNILDYIVGHYGKEAVRPMKY
- a CDS encoding alpha/beta fold hydrolase, which encodes MNERIKKMPRWLIVTGAIVLGVCLILYYAVSLFIPSEAVQREAITAGGGNTVNIDGFDIWYTLYNAESSETPIIVVAGGGALSSDYMEESLRFLADTHPVLFFDSKGCGRSQIKPDLENYSVRIFSDGIEALRKHFFPDREIIVVAHSFGGLIAMDYTMNYAERVEKLILISSVNAAYKPAMTTAYFKAGLPPRNQLAANEWYAQNIDVFLGPYFQNSSAKTILGKTMASFAVMIQVGTPKLDLTPKIKNIAMPVLLLVGGEKEHPITGIDVAQKLESMLPNARLVQLAHSGHFLFAEENAKFQQLVNEFIIN
- a CDS encoding DMT family transporter; the encoded protein is MVSGIFMAVQGSLNAALSKVIGLLETTFFVHIIGTVVLGILLFGFKLGKGNMAALTQAPWYSYLGGVISVFIIYLVAASIPEVGVANATTAIIIGQVLTAIIIDASGAFGLATISWGWSQVAGVAFLAIGAKLLLRGI
- a CDS encoding Zn-dependent hydrolase produces the protein MENSWIINEIEQIAQFGKDKRGVTRLAFSPADRAAREYVEKLMRESGLAIRTDQIGNIIGRIEGTDAKAAAVVTGSHLDTVPEGGKFDGIVGILGGIAALRTLKMRGPLTHPLELIVFSGEESNRFGVSAIGSRVMTGWTSAKTLGKLKDQDGVTFTQLLAEQGLDINHLDQAVRRPEEIKAFVELHIEQGTALEKANKTIGIIESVAAPARCKIIVEGVAAHSGTTPMDERQDALVSAAMIILAVNEIALEQADRGVVGTVGALKVYPGAMNVVPGLVEMLLDIRGMNHSSIIKCLQEIKDAVSEIAERQNTGVAIEILSSERPASLDGELVELIAGICRQQGIQYQHMNSGAGHDAMNMARITKAGLILIPCKAGVSHNPDEYASPEDIQKGIDVLTETLYQLAK
- a CDS encoding peptidoglycan-binding protein — encoded protein: MFRLTIVLVLTMLISSVVVSGSPNLPVKYGMRGENVQIVQKMLADAGFYTEAVDGVFGGKTLQAIKSFQRSSGLIPDGIVGSETFSYLSRAEAPASRYERSLTMSASAYTAYDSGNSHYTYRGSLLRKGLAAVDPAVIPLGTRLYIPGYGYAIADDVGSSIKGNKIDLAFDSRDEALQFGRQIITVYLVE
- the tpx gene encoding thiol peroxidase; this translates as MQKRNGVVKLNGKPLTLLGKEIIIGDNAIDFTVLQADSTPLSLSDTKGKVRVISVVPSIDTPVCDMQTGRFNHEAAQYDDIVILSISVDLPFALQKYCAAKDINNVKTLSDHRDLDFGLKYGFVIEELRLLSRGAVVIDRENIVRYVEYTPNIEEQPNYDKILEVAKQYI
- a CDS encoding 3D domain-containing protein; its protein translation is MKKFAAILMTAMVINLFSPLTPQAYAAALDDQLAAVIGQSSGITQVQELLKIKQELEQADRNVILGSLTKVALERIPADNIVNMIANGGFSDVAQGFLQQQVDKNITGKLSAYQKELSVLSLLLDGNNPLLSQLTGDKNAITADAPQSYSKVFNMTATAYAPGVLDNGKWDNLTYMGGTVRKGVVAVDPEVIPMGSTVWIEGYGQAIAEDQGSAIKGTRIDLAFDDRQEALDYGIQDVKVYLLD
- a CDS encoding ferritin family protein gives rise to the protein MAIQAEKDSILFYDELAAKAKFEDARKIFAVLKSEEQTHVVKLREMLEGWA